Genomic segment of Leuconostoc mesenteroides subsp. mesenteroides:
TTTTTACGAAAATAACGAACAAACGTTTGATTTGTTCGTGTTTTTCCGTTATACTGGTGATAGTAAATTCAACAAGTAGGAAATCCAACATGGCAATTACACAAGAAAGCAAACAAATTCAAGTGCTTCGATTTATCCACGAAGCACAATCAGAAAATGGTTACCCACCAACTGTCCGAGAAATTGGTGAAGCTGTTGGATTGTCATCTTCTTCAACTATTCACGGACACATTGAACGTTTGGTCAAAAAAGGTTATCTCTTAAAAGACGCTTCTAAACCAAGAGCACGTGCGATTGAAGTAACCGATATTGGTTTAGAGATGCTTGGTATTTCAACAACACCAGGAAAGATTCCAGTACTTGGAATGGTGACAGCTGGCACACCAATCTTAGCAGTAGAAGAAGAAGCGACTGAATTTTTCCCTATCCCAGACAATTTAATGCAATTTGATGGTGACCTATTCATGTTGAATGTCCATGGTGATTCAATGATTAACATTGGCATCCTAGATGGAGATAAAGTTATCGTACGTAAACAAGAGAATGCCGACAATGGTGACGTTGTTGTCGCAATGAATGATAGCAATGAAGCGACCGTTAAGCGTTTCTTCCGTGAAGCTGATCATTATCGTCTACAACCTGAAAACAACAACATGGCATCAATTATTTTGCAAAAAGTTTCTATTTTAGGAAAAGTTATTGGATTATATCGCGACGCTATTTATTAAAAAACAAGTAAAAAGGCTCATCTCTGATGAGCCTTTTTACTATGCTTGCCAAGCATTCGGATTTTTCTTCCAATTTTGTAAGGCTTCGACCTGTGTTTTTTCGAGATTTCCACGCTTTACGGCTGTTTCAATTAGTTGTGAGTATGTCGTTAGCGAATTAAATGTTAGTCCTGCTTCTGCAAAATTTTTCCTACCATCTGGTAATTCATAAGAAAATATGGAAACAACACCGAGGACAATTGCGCCCTCATTACGCACTGCTTTTACTGCAGCCAATACAGATCCACCTGTTGATATTAAGTCATCAATCAAAACGACTTTACGATTTTTAACCAATGCACCCTCTGTTTGACGACCGGCCCCATGATCTTTGGGTTTTGAACGTACATAGATCATTGGTTTATTCAATTCTTCAGCTACCCAAGCTGAGTGGGGAATCCCTGCAGTGGCAACACCACCAATAATCTCGACGTCACCATACTCTCTTTTAATTAATTCAGCCAACCCTTTATAAATGTTTTGGCGTACCGAAGGAAATCCAATGGTCATTCGATTATCTGTATATATTGGACTTTTTATACCTGAAGCCCATGTGAAAGGTTCTTCTGGCGAAAACTTTACGGCACCAATTTCAAGTAAATCGTTAGCTACTTGTTGTTTATAGTCTGTCATTTATCTTCTCCATTCGTTAATAACACGTTGGTATGCAACTACTGGGTCAGTTGATTCTGTAATTGATCGACCAACTACTAATCCAGTTGAATTCAACTTCTTGGCTTCTGCTGGTGTTGTCACACGAACTTGATCTCCAACTGCATCACCAGATAAACGAATACCAGGTGTTATACGTAAAAATTGATCATCTGTGTGCAACTTAATTAAACGAGCTTCTAAAGGTGAACTAATTGTTCCATCAATTCCTACTGAGTAGGCGAGCTCAGCCAAATGTGCAACACTTTCTTCAATAGTCGCTGTGGTTAATTGTATCTCTTGCATTTCAGCTTCAGAAAAAGAAGTTAATTGTGTCACCGCAAGTAATTTTAACGAATCACCTTTATTGGCGACAGCTGCCTCTAACATTTTTTTTCCTCCAGCTGCATGTAAGGTTAAATATTGTACATCTAGTTTTGATATATTAGCGACTGCATGACCAACAGTATTTGGAATATCGTAAAGTTTTAAATCTAAGAAAATCGTATAACCCAATGCACGTAGATCTGTGATGAACTCTGGTCCCATACGATAAAAGAGCTCCATACCAACTTTCAATGCAGGCTTTTCTAGCAAATCTGAGAAGGGTTTCAAAAATTGGTAAGTAGTGGTTGCATCAGGAAAGTCCAAAGCAATAAAGACTGGCTGTTCTGTCATTATGATCCTCCTATGTACATAAGCCGAAGCTTATTTGAAAAAATTTTAGTGCATTTCTTTCACTGTAAAACTGCGTGATTCTAATACTTCTAGGAAGGCACTAACTGTATCTAAGGCAGTAAACAAAGGTACAGCATTTTCAATCGCGGCGTTTCTAATTAACCGGCCATCACTTTCAGCACGATCATCTGCCTGAGTCGTGTTAATAACAACCTGCACTTTTTGCTGACGCAGTGCTGCAACCGCATTATTATCGGATTCCGAAATTTTATCGAGTACTTCCACGGGTAAGTCATTGTCTGACAAGTAAGCACCCGTACCTGCAGTGGCAAACAAAGCAAATCCCAAATCATTGAATCTCTTTGCTAATTCAAGCGCCTCTTCTTTGTCATCATCAGCAACTGTGAATAAGACATTACCGTAACGTGGTACTTTGATATTAGAAGCAATAAAGGCTTTATATAACGCTTTTGACAAGTTAATATCTGAACCCATGACTTCACCAGTAGATTTCATCTCTGGTCCAAGCAAAGAATCAACATCGGGCAACTTCGTGAACGAGAATATTGGTGCTTTAACGTGTACCATATCATCGTTAGGAACAAGCCCCGTCTCAAATCCAATTTCTGACAATTTTTCACCTAACATCACTCTTGTTGCTAATTGAGCGAGCGGAAGATGTGTGACTTTAGAGATGAAAGGTACTGTACGTGATGCACGTGGATTTACCTCGATAACATATGCTGTATTTTCATGAATAACAAACTGTACGTTCATCAGTCCTATCGTATTCATAGCTTTAGCCAAGTTAATAGAGGCCTGCACCATTTCATCTTGAACTTTTTGTGACAAATATTGCGGTGGGTAAACTGACATGGAATCCCCTGAGTGAACCCCTGCTCGTTCGATATGCTCCATAATACCCGGGATTACAGCCGTCTCACCATCTGACAAGACATCTACTTCTGCTTCTTGGCCCACTAAGTACGAATCAATCAATACTGGATGATCATTTGAAACCTTGACTGCACGTTGCATATAATCCTGAAGTTCATCGTCAGAAGAAACAATCTCCATTGCTCGACCACCCAAAACATATGAAGGACGAATCAATACAGGATACCCAATGGATTGTGCGGCAACTAATGCACCGTCAACCGTGGTCGCTGTCTTACCAACAGGTTGTGGCAAAGCGAGTTCTTTTATAACCTGATCAAATGCTTCACGATCTTCGGCACGATTTAGATCCTCTACAGAAGTTCCCAAAATATTTACACCATTATCTAATAAAGGTTGAGCTAAATTAATTGCAGTTTGTCCACCGAATTGAACAACTGCACCGATTGGATTTTCTAAATCAATTACATTGAGAACATCTTCCAAGGTAAGTGGCTCAAAATATAATTTATCCGAGATAGAGAAATCTGTTGAAACAGTTTCTGGATTAGAATTCATAATAATTGCTTCGTATCCCGCCTGTTGAATAGCCTTAACTGCATGAACAGTTGCATAATCGAATTCAACACCTTGCCCGATACGAATCGGTCCAGAACCTAGTACAAGTACTGATTTTTTTGTACTAATAATCGATTCGTTTTCCTGTTCATAGGTTGCATAATAATACGGTGTTGCCGATTCAAATTCCGCCGCAACAGTATCCACCATTTTATAAACTGGTTTAATTTCTTTATCTTTACGTAATGTTCTAATTTCAGCAGCTGTCTTACCCCAGATTTTGGCAATAGTTTCGTCAGCAAATCCATTCTTTTTCGCATACTGCAACTGATCGCTATCTCCAACATGGTTGGCAAGGTCTCGCTCGATTTCAATAACATGCAATACTTTATCCAAGAAAAATTCATCAATTAATGTTTTATCATGAATCGTTTCAATTGAAACGCCTCGACGTAATAAATCAGCAATCATAAACAAACGATCATCTCGAGCAGGCATTAACGCTGCTAACAGTTCGTCATCTGAAAAATCTTTATAAGTGATATCATCTAAGCCAATAGCACCAATCTCTAGTGAGCGAACAGCCTTTAACATGGCTTCTTCCATATTGCGACCAATAGCCATCACTTCGCCAGTTGCCTTCATTTGTGTACCTAGGCTGCGATCTGCTGTTGAAAATTTATCGAATGGCCAGCGTGGAATTTTAAACACAACATAATCTAAAGCTGGTTCAAACTCTGCCTTTGTCGTGCCAGTTACCGGATTAATGATTTCATCAAGTGTCAAGCCTACAGCAATTTTTGCAGCCATTTTGGCAATCGGATATCCAGTCGCTTTTGAAGCTAATGCTGAAGAACGACTAACACGTGGATTGACTTCAATAATATAGTATTTGTATGAATCAGGATCAAGTGCCATTTGAATATTGACACCACCCTCAATTTTTAATGCACGAATAATTTTTAACGCTGCGTCACGCATCATCTGAACTTCACGATCGGATAATGTTTGAACTGGTGCCGTAACAAT
This window contains:
- a CDS encoding orotate phosphoribosyltransferase gives rise to the protein MTDYKQQVANDLLEIGAVKFSPEEPFTWASGIKSPIYTDNRMTIGFPSVRQNIYKGLAELIKREYGDVEIIGGVATAGIPHSAWVAEELNKPMIYVRSKPKDHGAGRQTEGALVKNRKVVLIDDLISTGGSVLAAVKAVRNEGAIVLGVVSIFSYELPDGRKNFAEAGLTFNSLTTYSQLIETAVKRGNLEKTQVEALQNWKKNPNAWQA
- the pyrF gene encoding orotidine-5'-phosphate decarboxylase, which gives rise to MTEQPVFIALDFPDATTTYQFLKPFSDLLEKPALKVGMELFYRMGPEFITDLRALGYTIFLDLKLYDIPNTVGHAVANISKLDVQYLTLHAAGGKKMLEAAVANKGDSLKLLAVTQLTSFSEAEMQEIQLTTATIEESVAHLAELAYSVGIDGTISSPLEARLIKLHTDDQFLRITPGIRLSGDAVGDQVRVTTPAEAKKLNSTGLVVGRSITESTDPVVAYQRVINEWRR
- the lexA gene encoding transcriptional repressor LexA, coding for MAITQESKQIQVLRFIHEAQSENGYPPTVREIGEAVGLSSSSTIHGHIERLVKKGYLLKDASKPRARAIEVTDIGLEMLGISTTPGKIPVLGMVTAGTPILAVEEEATEFFPIPDNLMQFDGDLFMLNVHGDSMINIGILDGDKVIVRKQENADNGDVVVAMNDSNEATVKRFFREADHYRLQPENNNMASIILQKVSILGKVIGLYRDAIY
- the carB gene encoding carbamoyl-phosphate synthase large subunit, with translation MPKRQDISKILVIGSGPIVIGQAAEFDYSGTQAALSLKEEGYQVILVNSNPATIMTDAEIADKVYIEPLSIDFIERILRKERPDAILPTLGGQTGLNMAKDLSEAGILDELKIELLGTKLSAIEEAEDREEFKALMERLNEPIPESIIATTLEESLNFADTHGYPVIVRPAYTLGGTGGGIAQTHEELSEITANGLELSPVTQVLIERSIAGYKEIEFEVMRDAHDNALVVASMENFDPVGVHTGDSIVTAPVQTLSDREVQMMRDAALKIIRALKIEGGVNIQMALDPDSYKYYIIEVNPRVSRSSALASKATGYPIAKMAAKIAVGLTLDEIINPVTGTTKAEFEPALDYVVFKIPRWPFDKFSTADRSLGTQMKATGEVMAIGRNMEEAMLKAVRSLEIGAIGLDDITYKDFSDDELLAALMPARDDRLFMIADLLRRGVSIETIHDKTLIDEFFLDKVLHVIEIERDLANHVGDSDQLQYAKKNGFADETIAKIWGKTAAEIRTLRKDKEIKPVYKMVDTVAAEFESATPYYYATYEQENESIISTKKSVLVLGSGPIRIGQGVEFDYATVHAVKAIQQAGYEAIIMNSNPETVSTDFSISDKLYFEPLTLEDVLNVIDLENPIGAVVQFGGQTAINLAQPLLDNGVNILGTSVEDLNRAEDREAFDQVIKELALPQPVGKTATTVDGALVAAQSIGYPVLIRPSYVLGGRAMEIVSSDDELQDYMQRAVKVSNDHPVLIDSYLVGQEAEVDVLSDGETAVIPGIMEHIERAGVHSGDSMSVYPPQYLSQKVQDEMVQASINLAKAMNTIGLMNVQFVIHENTAYVIEVNPRASRTVPFISKVTHLPLAQLATRVMLGEKLSEIGFETGLVPNDDMVHVKAPIFSFTKLPDVDSLLGPEMKSTGEVMGSDINLSKALYKAFIASNIKVPRYGNVLFTVADDDKEEALELAKRFNDLGFALFATAGTGAYLSDNDLPVEVLDKISESDNNAVAALRQQKVQVVINTTQADDRAESDGRLIRNAAIENAVPLFTALDTVSAFLEVLESRSFTVKEMH